In the Nilaparvata lugens isolate BPH chromosome 9, ASM1435652v1, whole genome shotgun sequence genome, one interval contains:
- the LOC111064376 gene encoding arrestin domain-containing protein 17-like gives MIEEFKVELEDPQRIYFSGDDLRGHIILHVKAPYDLKCVAIRFVGEAKFRLPEESLNEKMNLKRKRKQLKNTLKKIRRKNKICPAPISTNEDTKVVAGEVKNNATLKKKRLMRFSSETYFDKRDILFGHNYSSYREHLPAGTHCLPFAFTLPANLPTSYVGRRAFIHYYCEAVIERWNKPSVAQKTHFTVSEVVDLNNDPRADMSCSVTKNSSCWMLCCPRGTILVTGRLTHQGVVCGQAVPLEADIHNMTNYNINQSYLSIIQVTSYLNSHGIAVCEDERLVLEVKNGRIPKGEFVIWPENKMKVPPLPPTSQSRTLCKIIVISYRVQIRLKLSMKGESVTVNLPLIIGNIPFRKDFKNLEYDDDENQPHNRIIFQKAIPNQDF, from the exons ATGATTGAAGAGTTCAAAGTTGAATTGGAGGATCCacagagaatatatttttcggGTGATGATCTGAGAGGACACATCATTCTCCATGTTAAAGCTCCATATGATCTGAAAT GTGTTGCAATACGATTTGTCGGAGAAGCAAAGTTTCGACTACCTGAGGAAAGtttgaatgagaaaatgaatttgaagagaaaaagaaaacagtTGAAAAACACATTGAAGAAAATTAGACGTAAAAATAAGAT atGTCCGGCTCCGATCAGCACGAATGAAGACACAAAAGTTGTGGCTGGTGAAGTGAAAAATAATGCTACATTGAAGAAAAAACGGCTGATGAGATTTAGCTCTGAAACTTATTTTGACAAGCGCGATATTTTGTTTGGTCATAACTACAGCA GTTACAGAGAGCATCTTCCAGCCGGAACACATTGCCTTCCGTTTGCCTTCACACTCCCGGCTAATCTGCCGACTTCGTATGTGGGGAGGCGTGCTTTCATCCACTATTACTGCGAGGCAGTGATCGAGCGCTGGAACAAGCCTTCCGTTGCTCAGAAAACCCATTTCACTGTTTCCGAAGTGGTTGATCTCAACAATGACCCACGAGCTGAT ATGTCGTGTTCTGTGACAAAGAACTCAAGCTGCTGGATGCTGTGCTGCCCGCGTGGCACTATTCTGGTGACCGGTCGGCTGACGCATCAGGGTGTCGTGTGTGGCCAGGCAGTGCCACTAGAGGCCGACATTCACAATATGACCAACTACAACATCAACCAGTCCTATCTCTCCATCATACAG GTAACGTCTTACCTTAACAGTCATGGAATTGCCGTGTGCGAAGATGAACGCCTGGTGTTGGAAGTGAAGAATGGAAGAATACCTAAGGGAGAGTTTGTGATATGGCCTGAAAACAAAATGAAAGTTCCCCCTCTACCACCCACATCTCAATCACGAACACTTTGTAAGATAATTGTCATCAGTTATCGAGTTCAA ATACGCCTAAAATTGTCAATGAAAGGTGAAAGTGTAACAGTGAATCTTCCATTAATAATTGGGAACATCCCGTTTAGAAAAGATTTCAAAAATCTCGAATACGATGATGACGAGAATCAACCACACAAtcgaattatttttcaaaaagcaATACCAAATCAAGACTTCTAA